From Camelina sativa cultivar DH55 chromosome 7, Cs, whole genome shotgun sequence, one genomic window encodes:
- the LOC104702581 gene encoding agamous-like MADS-box protein AGL66: MGRVKLEIKRIENTTNRQVTFSKRRNGLIKKAYELSILCDIDIALLMFSPSDRLSLFSGKTRIEDVFSRYINLSDQERENALVFPDQSRRPDFQSKEYLLRTLQQLKTENDIALQLTNPAAINSDVEELEHEVYKLQQQLHIAEEELRKYEPDPNRFTTIEEYETCEKQLTDTLTRIGQRREHILNDLSSYEASAIQQQQNMGGPFVTDVVGGWLSENGPNQAHLFDASAHSAMYETLLQGSSSSSNQNNIMGESNVSNHNGDMFQEWAQTYNSTTGHNPSALFPPMQQQQHQYQHGLVGSSNVEEIEIPIMKEEAQADHEVSDYHIMKREAQADHEVSDYDIRMPQLSSQ; this comes from the exons ATGGGCCGGGTGAAATTGGAGATAAAGAGAATAGAGAACACGACGAATCGACAAGTTACGTTCTCGAAAAGACGAAATGGTCTGATAAAGAAAGCTTATGAATTGTCCATTCTTTGTGACATCGACATTGCTCTCCTCATGTTCTCTCCCTCCGATCGCCTTAGCCTCTTTTCCGGCAAAAcaag GATCGAAGACGTTTTCTCAAGATACATCAATCTTTCTGACCAAGAACGAGAAAA TGCTTTAGTATTCCCCGATCAGAGCCGACGCCC AGATTTCCAGAGCAAAGAG TATCTACTCCGGACTTTGCAGCAACTCAAGACTGAGAATGATATTGCTCTTCAGCTCACCAA CCCTGCGGCTATCAACTCCGACGTCGAG GAACTTGAGCATGAAGTTTATAAGCTACAGCAACAGCTTCATATAGCAGAGGAAGAACTAAG GAAATACGAACCAGATCCAAACAGGTTTACAACAATTGAAGAGTACGAAACTTGTGAGAAGCAGCTTACCGACACCTTAACACGTATCGGTCAACGACGG GAACATATATTGAATGACCTATCCTCATACGAAGCATCTGCTATACAACAACAGCAAAACATGGGTGGACCTTTCGTAACCGACGTCGTTGGAGGCTGGCTGTCTGAAAATGGGCCAAATCAAGCCCATTTATTCGACGCATCAGCTCACTCAGCGATGTATGAAACGTTGTTGCAAGGAAGTAGCTCAAGCTCGAACCAAAACAACATTATGGGTGAATCTAACGTATCGAATCATAACGGTGACATGTTCCAAGAATGGGCTCAGACCTACAATTCTACTACGGGCCATAATCCCTCAGCCCTATTTCCTCCTATgcaacagcagcagcatcaGTATCAG CATGGCCTGGTGGGTTCCTCCAATGTGGAAGAGATTGAAATCCCGATTATGAAGGAGGAGGCACAAGCAGACCACGAGGTCTCCGACTATCATATTATGAAAAGGGAGGCACAAGCAGACCACGAGGTCTCCGACTATGATATTCGAATGCCTCAGCTCAGTAGCCAATAA
- the LOC104702582 gene encoding sulfate transporter 2.2-like, which yields MGIELQSHHEDGPSEEPISRWLVDTPVPPSMWQELAGYIRKNVLSKKDNRRNKTKSSSSNPVYSCLKSLFPILIWGRQYKLNLFKKDLMAGLTLASLCIPQSIGYANLAGLDPEYGLYTSVVPPLIYSTMGSSRELAIGPVAVVSLLLSSMVRDLQDPVTDPIAYRKIVFTVTFFAGAFQAIFGLFRLGFLVDFLSHAALVGFMAGAAIVIGLQQLKGLFGLSHFTNKTDIVSVLSSVFHSLHHPWQPLNFVIGSSFLIFILLARFLGKRNKKLFWIPAMAPLISVVLATLIVYLTNAETRGVKIVKHIKPGFNQPSVNQLQFSSPHLGQIVKIGLISAIIALTEAIAVGRSFATIKGYRLDGNKEMMAMGFMNIAGSFTSCYVATGSFSRTAVNFSAGCETVVSNIVMAITVMISLEVLTRFLYFTPTAILASIILSALPGLIDISGALHIWKLDKLDFLVLAAAFFGVLFASVEIGLLLAVGISFTRIVLSSIRPNIEALGRLSKTDIFGDINQYPMATKTPGLLTLRISSPLLCFANANFIRDRILNSVREVEEEDNEQEVPKDKVLQVLILDMSCVMGIDTSGVVALEELHKELASNDIRLVIASPRWRILHKLKRAKLEEKVKEENIFMTVGEAVDIHVRARSTSHDLC from the exons atggGCATAGAGCTTCAGAGCCACCATGAAGACGGCCCTTCCGAAGAGCCGATATCGCGGTGGCTGGTAGATACTCCGGTGCCACCAAGCATGTGGCAAGAGCTTGCTGGGTACATAAGAAAAAATGTGTTGTCCAAGAAAGATAATAGGAGGAACAAGACGAAGAGCTCATCATCAAACCCTGTTTACTCTTGTCTTAAATCGTTGTTCCCTATACTTATCTGGGGAAGACAATACAAACTCAACTTGTTCAAGAAAGATTTGATGGCTGGTCTCACTCTCGCTAGTCTTTGCATTCCTCAG AGTATAGGATATGCGAATTTGGCTGGACTTGATCCAGAGTACGGCCTAT aTACAAGTGTGGTACCACCTTTGATATATTCGACGATGGGAAGTTCGAGAGAGTTAGCCATTGGTCCTGTGGCTGTTGTTTCCCTTCTGCTTTCGTCAATGGTTCGTGACCTTCAAGATCCGGTCACCGATCCAATTGCTTACAGGAAAATTGTCTTCACGGTCACGTTTTTCGCTGGCGCCTTTCAAGCCATCTTTGGACTCTTCAG GTTAGGGTTTTTGGTGGACTTTTTGTCACATGCTGCACTTGTTGGGTTCATGGCTGGTGCTGCCATTGTCATTGGTTTACAACAACTCAAAGGTTTATTTGGTTTGTCTCATTTTACCAACAAAACCGATATAGTTTCGGTTTTATCTTCGGTTTTCCACTCGCTTCACCATCCG TGGCAACCTCTGAACTTTGTCATCGGTAGTTCATTCCTAATCTTCATTCTCCTAGCGAGATTTCTC gggaaaagaaacaagaaattgtTTTGGATACCGGCAATGGCACCGCTGATATCAGTCGTATTAGCAACACTAATCGTGTATTTAACCAACGCTGAGACACGAGGggttaaaattgtaaaacacaTTAAACCAGGGTTTAACCAACCTTCGGTTAACCAGTTACAATTCAGCAGTCCACATCTCGGTCAAATCGTCAAAATTGGTCTTATTTCTGCAATTATCGCACTCACG GAAGCAATTGCAGTGGGGAGATCGTTTGCGACGATCAAAGGGTATCGTCTGGATGGGAACAAAGAGATGATGGCTATGGGATTTATGAACATCGCTGGCTCTTTTACTTCTTGCTATGTGGCTACCG GGTCATTCTCAAGAACGGCAGTGAATTTTAGCGCTGGCTGCGAGACGGTGGTTTCGAACATTGTAATGGCGATTACAGTGATGATTTCGCTAGAAGTATTAACGAGGTTTCTCTACTTCACACCAACGGCGATTCTCGCGTCCATAATCCTGTCGGCGCTTCCAGGTCTCATTGATATCTCTGGCGCTTTACATATTTGGAAACTCGATAAACTCGATTTTCTTGTCCTTGCTGCTGCCTTCTTCGGTGTCCTCTTTGCCTCAGTCGAGATCGGTCTTCTTCTTGCC GTGGGGATATCGTTTACCAGAATAGTGTTAAGTTCGATAAGACCAAACATTGAGGCCTTAGGGAGGTTGTCAAAAACAGATATATTCGGTGACATAAATCAGTACCCAATGGCTACTAAGACTCCAGGACTATTGACTCTTCGAATCAGTTCTCCTTTGCTATGCTTTGCCAACGCCAATTTTATTAGAGACAG AATATTGAATTCAGTTcgagaagtagaagaagaggataatgaACAAGAAGTTCCAAAAGATAAAGTTCTTCAAGTATTAATTCTCGACATGTCTT GCGTGATGGGCATCGATACATCAGGAGTAGTTGCACTTGAAGAACTACATAAAGAGCTGGCTTCTAATGACATCCGG TTAGTGATCGCTAGTCCGAGATGGAGGATTCTTCACAAATTGAAGCGAGCAAAATTGGAggagaaagtgaaagaagaaaatatatttatgacaGTTGGAGAAGCCGTAGATATACATGTAAGAGCAAGATCTACGTCACATGATTTGTGTTGA
- the LOC104702583 gene encoding sulfate transporter 1.2, with the protein MSSRAHPVDGDLSPATDGGNLPIKSSPTRHKVGIPPKPNMFKDFMYTFKETFFHDDPLRDFKDQPRSKQFMLGLRSVFPVFDWGRDYNLKKFRGDLISGLTIASLCIPQDIGYAKLANLDPKYGLYSSFVPPLVYACMGSSRDIAIGPVAVVSLLIGTLLRAEIDPNTSPDEYLRLAFTATFFAGITEAALGFFRLGFLIDFLSHAAVVGFMGGAAITIALQQLKGFLGIKKFTKKTDIIAVLDSVFSSAHHGWNWQTILIGASFLTFLLTSKFIGKKSKKLFWVPATAPLISVIISTFFVYITRADKQGVQIVKHLDQGINPSSFHLIYFSGDNLAKGIRIGVVCGMVALTEAVAIGRTFAAMKDYQIDGNKEMVALGMMNVVGSMSSCYVATGSFSRSAVNFMAGCQTAVSNIIMSIVVLLTLLFLTPLFKYTPNAILAAIIINAVIPLIDIQAAILIFKVDKLDFVACMGAFFGVIFVSVEIGLLIAVSISFAKILLQVTRPRTAVLGNIPRTSVYRNIQQYPEATMVPGVLTIRVDSAIYFSNSNYVRERIQRWLHEEEEKVKATSLPRIQFLIIEMSPVTDIDTSGIHALEDLYKSLQKRDIQLILANPGPLVIGKLHLSHFADMLGEDNIYLTVADAVDACCPKLSDEV; encoded by the exons ATGTCGTCGAGAGCTCACCCTGTAGACGGAGATCTAAGTCCGGCTACGGACGGTGGAAATCTTCCGATCAAATCTTCTCCCACCCGGCATAAGGTTGGGATCCCACCGAAGCCAAACATGTTCAAGGATTTCATGTACACATTCAAAGAAACTTTCTTCCACGATGATCCTCTAAGGGATTTTAAGGATCAGCCTAGGTCCAAGCAGTTCATGCTCGGTCTCCGGTCCGTCTTCCCTGTCTTCGATTGGGGACGTGACTATAATCTCAAGAAGTTTCGAGGCGATCTCATCTCCGGTTTAACCATCGCAAGTCTCTGCATTCCTCAG GATATTGGATACGCTAAGTTGGCTAATCTTGATCCTAAATACGGTTTAT ATTCTAGTTTCGTTCCTCCATTGGTGTATGCTTGCATGGGGAGTTCGAGGGATATAGCAATTGGACCCGTTGCTGTGGTTTCTCTATTGATAGGCACTTTGCTACGAGCTGAGATTGATCCAAACACAAGTCCTGATGAATATCTCCGCCTTGCCTTCACTGCCACGTTTTTCGCCGGTATCACCGAAGCAGCCCTTGGATTCTTCAG GTTAGGGTTCTTGATCGATTTCCTATCACACGCGGCTGTGGTGGGCTTCATGGGTGGCGCGGCCATCACCATCGCTCTCCAGCAGCTTAAAGGCTTCCTCGGGATCAAGAAATTCACCAAGAAAACCGATATCATTGCTGTTCTTGACTCCGTTTTCAGCTCGGCTCATCACGGC TGGAATTGGCAGACTATACTCATTGGTGCATCGTTCTTGACCTTCCTGCTCACCTCTAAATTcatt GggaagaagagcaagaaacTGTTCTGGGTGCCAGCGACTGCGCCATTAATATCAGTTATCATTTCTACCTTCTTTGTCTACATAACCAGAGCAGACAAACAAGGAGTTCAAATC GTGAAACACCTTGACCAAGGTATCAACCCATCCTCTTTCCATCTAATCTACTTCTCCGGTGATAACCTTGCTAAGGGCATCCGCATCGGTGTAGTCTGTGGCATGGTCGCTTTAACA GAAGCTGTAGCGATTGGAAGAACCTTTGCTGCGATGAAAGACTACCAAATCGACGGTAACAAAGAGATGGTAGCATTAGGCATGATGAACGTTGTAGGATCGATGTCTTCTTGCTACGTTGCTACTGGATCGTTCTCAAGATCAGCTGTCAATTTCATGGCTGGATGTCAAACAGCGGTTTCCAACATAATAATGTCAATCGTCGTTCTCTTGACATTGCTCTTCCTCACACCTCTCTTTAAGTACACTCCAAACGCCATCCTCGCAGCTATCATCATCAACGCCGTGATTCCATTGATAGATATTCAAGCTGCTATTTTGATCTTCAAGGTCGATAAGCTCGATTTCGTCGCTTGTATGGGAGCTTTCTTTGGCGTCATCTTTGTTTCCGTTGAGATCGGACTTCTCATTGCG GTCTCTATCTCGTTTGCTAAGATCCTTTTGCAAGTAACAAGGCCTAGAACTGCAGTTCTCGGAAATATTCCAAGAACTTCGGTTTACAGAAATATTCAACAGTATCCTGAAGCCACTATGGTTCCAGGGGTTCTTACTATTCGTGTTGACTCTGCTATCTACTTCTCCAACTCAAATTACGTTAGAGAAAG GATTCAGAGATGGCtacatgaggaagaagaaaaggtaaaGGCAACAAGCCTACCCAGGATTCAGTTTCTCATCATCGAAATGTCAC CTGTTACGGACATCGATACTAGCGGAATCCATGCCTTAGAAGACTTATACAAGTCTCTCCAAAAAAGAGACATTCAG TTGATTCTGGCGAATCCTGGACCGTTGGTGATAGGCAAGCTACACTTGTCACACTTTGCCGACATGTTAGGAGAAGACAATATCTATCTGACGGTAGCTGACGCCGTTGATGCTTGCTGTCCAAAACTCTCCGACGAGGTATAA